In a genomic window of Aeromonas veronii:
- a CDS encoding response regulator, whose product MHKILLVDDDLELTQLLTEILTLEGFQVTVAEDGEEGLQRLAEQRFNMVLLDVMMPKLNGFAMLTKLRKTHDTPVLMLTARGDSQDRVNGLEAGADDYLAKPFDDRELLARVRAILRRTQSAPPQRGNSSDEVHFMDIVLQPGLQQARCGEQLLELTATEFGLLECLLRNPGQIVSKSHLSEQVLGKKLEPFDRAIDMHLSNLRKKLPERIDGQPRFKTVRGRGYLWLEQE is encoded by the coding sequence ATGCACAAAATACTCCTGGTCGACGATGATCTCGAGCTCACCCAGTTGCTCACCGAAATTCTGACCCTGGAAGGCTTTCAGGTCACCGTCGCCGAAGATGGCGAAGAGGGATTGCAACGGCTGGCCGAACAGCGCTTCAACATGGTGCTGCTGGACGTGATGATGCCCAAGCTCAACGGCTTTGCCATGCTGACCAAGCTGCGCAAGACCCACGATACCCCGGTGCTGATGCTGACCGCCCGCGGTGACAGCCAGGATCGGGTCAACGGTCTGGAGGCGGGTGCCGATGACTATCTGGCCAAGCCGTTCGACGATCGGGAGCTGCTGGCCCGGGTGCGCGCCATCCTGCGCCGAACCCAGAGCGCCCCGCCCCAGCGCGGCAACTCCTCCGACGAAGTGCACTTCATGGATATCGTGCTGCAACCCGGCCTGCAGCAAGCCCGCTGCGGCGAACAGCTGCTGGAGCTGACCGCCACCGAATTCGGCCTGCTGGAGTGCCTGCTGCGCAATCCCGGCCAAATTGTCAGCAAGAGCCACCTCTCCGAGCAGGTGCTGGGCAAGAAACTGGAGCCCTTCGATCGCGCCATCGACATGCACCTGAGCAACCTGCGCAAGAAGTTGCCGGAGCGCATCGATGGCCAACCCCGCTTCAAAACCGTACGGGGGCGCGGTTACCTGTGGCTAGAACAAGAGTAA
- a CDS encoding ATP-binding protein has translation MARTRVKRAGSLNGISTHIFLWFWFMLLVMLAAVISLPTLDPRNQIPLPTHEVARMQNNVQALLNAAEPDQDFDLAKAMDKIAMLPVDNVYLRDERGQIQSTTHPRKFVVRFMVDADDPAKPMLGNEDRKAIAGPFLMEHHGHRYHVYFGLNAENPYLFLFIQVLDHPIRILGISMLVSTPLCLLLAWRLTRPILQLQKSVSQLAAGNLEVQIPNLGRGDEIGQLADNVSRMVETLKSMIQKQKQLLSDISHELRSPLTRMQLAQALIRRKQGDSAELARIESEIGRLDKLIGDLLDLSRVQQHVEAPVMHPLAELLEPILEDAMFEANQSGKQLRLPPLPAESIQMWPELLARAVENPLRNALKYAREFIKVDWYREGQEWVMTIRDDGPGVPDEQQALLFQPFFRVDDARNAKTGGTGLGLAIASEAIQRHGGTIAASNNHPTGLTITIRLPIA, from the coding sequence GTGGCTAGAACAAGAGTAAAACGCGCCGGCTCCCTCAACGGGATCTCGACCCACATCTTCCTCTGGTTCTGGTTCATGCTGCTGGTGATGCTGGCCGCCGTGATCAGTCTGCCCACTCTGGATCCCCGCAACCAGATCCCGCTGCCGACCCACGAAGTGGCGCGGATGCAGAACAACGTGCAGGCCCTGCTTAACGCCGCCGAGCCGGATCAGGATTTCGATCTGGCCAAGGCGATGGACAAGATCGCCATGCTGCCGGTGGACAACGTCTACCTGCGCGACGAGAGGGGCCAGATCCAGTCCACCACCCATCCGCGCAAGTTTGTGGTTCGCTTTATGGTGGACGCCGACGACCCGGCCAAACCCATGCTGGGCAACGAGGATCGCAAGGCGATCGCTGGCCCCTTCCTGATGGAGCACCACGGCCATCGCTACCACGTCTATTTCGGCCTCAATGCCGAGAATCCCTATCTGTTCCTGTTCATTCAGGTGCTGGATCACCCAATCCGCATTCTGGGCATCTCGATGCTGGTCAGCACCCCGCTCTGCCTGCTGCTCGCCTGGCGGCTGACCCGCCCCATCCTGCAGTTGCAGAAGTCGGTCTCCCAGCTGGCGGCCGGCAATCTGGAGGTGCAGATCCCCAACCTGGGACGGGGCGACGAGATCGGCCAGCTGGCGGATAACGTCAGCCGCATGGTGGAGACGCTCAAGAGCATGATCCAGAAGCAGAAACAGCTGCTCTCCGACATCTCTCATGAGCTGCGCAGCCCCCTCACCCGGATGCAGCTGGCGCAGGCGCTGATCCGCCGCAAACAGGGTGACAGCGCCGAGCTGGCGCGGATCGAATCGGAGATCGGGCGGCTGGACAAGCTGATCGGCGACCTGCTGGATCTGTCGCGGGTGCAGCAGCATGTGGAGGCGCCGGTGATGCACCCGCTGGCCGAGCTGTTGGAGCCCATCCTCGAAGATGCCATGTTCGAAGCGAACCAGAGCGGCAAACAGCTCAGACTGCCGCCGCTGCCCGCCGAATCGATCCAGATGTGGCCCGAGCTGCTGGCCCGGGCGGTGGAGAATCCCCTGCGCAACGCTCTCAAGTATGCTCGCGAGTTCATCAAGGTGGACTGGTATCGGGAGGGGCAGGAGTGGGTGATGACCATTCGGGATGACGGCCCCGGGGTGCCTGACGAGCAGCAGGCGCTGCTGTTCCAGCCCTTCTTCCGGGTCGATGACGCCCGCAACGCCAAAACCGGCGGCACCGGGCTGGGGCTGGCCATCGCCTCGGAGGCGATCCAGCGCCACGGCGGCACCATTGCGGCCAGCAACAATCACCCGACCGGGCTGACCATCACCATCCGCTTGCCCATCGCCTGA